A window from Leptospira wolffii serovar Khorat str. Khorat-H2 encodes these proteins:
- the fliM gene encoding flagellar motor switch protein FliM, protein MTEILSQDEIDALLNAISSGEVAEDEYSSVGEQKKVKIYDFKRPDKFSKDQIRTLQMMHETFARLATTGLSAQLRALVHVHVAAVDQLTYEEFIRSIPNPTTLAVINMDPLRGSAILEIDPSISFTIIDRLFGGKGETAKISRELSEIEMSVMEGIIVRILGNMREAWSTVIDLRPRLGNIETNPQFAQVVPPNDMVVLINLETKIGEVEGLTNLCIPYITIEPIINKLSAQYWYSSIRKGELDENRAIIQERLDQVQIPVIAEVGSVDISIMDFMNLTVGDVVKLENTTTRSDMLVKVGERKKFKCLPGRVGNRLAIQIGDRVEDIPDELLGSTRSEQEY, encoded by the coding sequence ATGACCGAGATTCTATCGCAAGACGAGATTGACGCGCTCTTAAACGCGATTTCCAGCGGAGAAGTCGCGGAGGACGAATATTCTTCCGTAGGAGAGCAGAAGAAAGTCAAGATCTACGACTTCAAGCGTCCGGATAAATTCTCCAAAGACCAGATCCGTACTCTGCAGATGATGCACGAGACATTTGCTCGATTGGCCACCACAGGCCTTTCCGCACAGTTGCGAGCCTTGGTTCATGTACACGTCGCCGCGGTGGACCAGTTGACCTACGAAGAATTCATTCGTTCTATTCCCAACCCGACTACACTCGCGGTCATCAATATGGACCCCTTAAGAGGTTCCGCGATTTTGGAAATCGATCCTTCCATCTCTTTTACCATCATCGATCGTCTGTTCGGAGGTAAGGGAGAAACCGCAAAGATTTCCCGAGAGCTCTCCGAGATAGAGATGAGCGTAATGGAAGGGATCATCGTGCGTATTCTCGGGAACATGAGGGAGGCCTGGTCTACCGTGATCGACCTTCGACCTCGTTTGGGTAACATCGAGACTAACCCTCAGTTCGCTCAGGTAGTTCCTCCGAACGACATGGTGGTTTTGATCAACTTGGAGACCAAGATCGGCGAAGTGGAAGGTTTGACCAACCTTTGTATTCCGTACATCACTATCGAGCCTATCATCAATAAGCTCTCCGCTCAATATTGGTATTCATCCATCCGCAAGGGAGAATTGGACGAGAACCGTGCTATTATCCAAGAACGACTGGATCAGGTACAGATTCCCGTGATTGCGGAAGTCGGCTCCGTGGATATCTCCATTATGGACTTCATGAATTTGACAGTGGGCGATGTGGTCAAATTGGAGAACACTACTACCCGTTCCGATATGCTAGTGAAAGTGGGAGAGAGGAAAAAATTCAAATGTCTCCCGGGTAGGGTGGGAAACCGTTTGGCTATCCAGATCGGAGACAGAGTGGAAGACATTCCAGACGAACTACTGGGATCCACACGTTCCGAACAAGAATACTGA
- a CDS encoding ferredoxin: MTKIAYVDKDNCTSCNQCADNLPKYFQMDENDTSETHIGGESINQAEIPESDWKTVQKEMDECPGECIHWKK; encoded by the coding sequence ATGACCAAAATAGCCTATGTAGACAAGGACAACTGTACTTCTTGCAATCAGTGTGCAGACAACCTACCAAAATACTTCCAAATGGACGAAAATGACACTTCCGAAACTCATATCGGAGGAGAGTCCATCAACCAAGCCGAAATTCCCGAATCGGATTGGAAGACCGTTCAAAAGGAAATGGATGAATGCCCAGGCGAGTGCATTCATTGGAAAAAATAA
- the lsa33 gene encoding surface adhesin Lsa33, whose translation MKRITIACFLALALAFVACKKAKEDLQGGVITFSKGIVKIYDKDGKEKELKQDTFLLPEYKIETGKDSYADIQLAEGVLIRVKENTSLILKKVFVDSANGTIFTDLGLNKGKIFSKVGSKLDKTSQFNVTTPTVVASVRGTEFIVEETGKGTSTRVGDGSVEVTDLDNPEKQATAESGEEISADGKDLKEDKLSEDEVKELQDDSATIQSITEEQRARIQEILKDFQENKALILQGLEDQKARNRELIEGAKDENRRLLEEAKSSGQAEKEAIKKAAQEDKEKVKSSIDDAKKELENQRKSLKDQAAPK comes from the coding sequence ATGAAGCGTATTACTATTGCCTGTTTTCTGGCCCTCGCCCTGGCTTTCGTAGCATGTAAGAAGGCGAAGGAAGACCTCCAAGGAGGAGTCATCACCTTTTCCAAAGGAATCGTTAAGATATACGATAAGGACGGAAAGGAGAAAGAACTCAAGCAGGACACATTCCTTCTTCCAGAATATAAAATCGAAACCGGGAAGGATTCTTATGCAGATATCCAATTGGCTGAGGGAGTTCTTATTCGTGTAAAAGAGAATACGAGCCTCATTCTCAAAAAGGTATTCGTAGATTCCGCAAACGGGACCATCTTCACGGATTTGGGTCTGAACAAAGGAAAGATCTTCTCTAAAGTCGGATCCAAGCTGGATAAAACCAGCCAATTCAACGTGACCACTCCTACCGTGGTGGCGTCCGTAAGAGGTACCGAATTCATCGTAGAGGAAACCGGAAAGGGAACCAGCACTCGAGTGGGAGACGGTTCCGTAGAAGTCACCGATTTGGATAATCCTGAAAAGCAGGCTACTGCTGAGTCCGGAGAAGAAATCAGTGCCGACGGTAAGGATCTAAAAGAAGACAAACTTAGCGAGGACGAGGTCAAGGAATTGCAAGACGATTCCGCAACGATCCAGTCCATCACCGAAGAACAAAGAGCAAGAATCCAAGAAATCCTGAAGGATTTCCAAGAGAACAAGGCTCTCATTCTCCAAGGTCTGGAAGATCAGAAGGCTAGAAACCGAGAGCTGATCGAAGGCGCTAAGGATGAAAACAGAAGACTCTTAGAAGAAGCGAAGAGCTCAGGACAGGCCGAAAAAGAAGCCATCAAGAAAGCCGCTCAGGAAGATAAAGAAAAAGTAAAATCTTCCATAGACGACGCTAAGAAAGAGTTGGAAAACCAAAGAAAATCCTTAAAAGACCAAGCGGCTCCGAAATAA
- a CDS encoding SemiSWEET transporter, which translates to MDPITWIGYIACTLTTISFVPQVIKVVLEKKTRDISRNMYVVLSVGVAFWLCYGILKKDFPIVLANGVTLIFTVTILWFKLKSKDEE; encoded by the coding sequence GTGGATCCGATTACCTGGATAGGCTATATCGCCTGCACTCTGACTACCATCTCCTTTGTCCCGCAAGTCATAAAAGTGGTTCTGGAAAAGAAAACCAGAGACATTTCCCGCAATATGTATGTGGTGCTTTCCGTGGGAGTCGCGTTCTGGCTCTGTTACGGAATTCTAAAAAAGGATTTTCCTATCGTTCTGGCAAATGGGGTCACCCTGATTTTCACGGTCACCATTCTTTGGTTCAAATTAAAATCCAAAGACGAAGAATAA
- the queF gene encoding preQ(1) synthase → MSHRQEPTEISAYEGRQDHIPSLKLPEIESFANVYEGKDYTIDFTIPEFTAVCPKTGLPDFGVIEISYIPKAKCVELKSLKEYILAYRNLGIFHENVVNHILEDLVRAVDPKYVRVKGDYNLRGGIKTIVTREFGKI, encoded by the coding sequence ATGAGCCACCGACAAGAGCCGACCGAGATTTCAGCCTATGAAGGGAGACAGGACCATATCCCCAGTTTGAAACTTCCTGAGATAGAATCTTTCGCCAATGTCTACGAAGGGAAGGATTATACAATCGATTTTACCATCCCTGAGTTCACCGCGGTTTGTCCTAAGACCGGGCTCCCAGATTTCGGAGTCATCGAAATTAGCTACATCCCCAAAGCTAAATGCGTGGAACTAAAATCTCTGAAAGAATACATTCTCGCTTATAGAAATCTGGGGATCTTTCATGAAAACGTTGTGAACCATATCCTGGAAGATCTAGTTCGAGCGGTGGATCCCAAATACGTCAGAGTCAAAGGGGATTATAATCTTAGAGGCGGAATCAAGACGATCGTGACCCGCGAATTCGGAAAAATCTGA
- the guaA gene encoding glutamine-hydrolyzing GMP synthase has product MEHQKVIGIVDFGGQYAHLIASRIRRLGAYSEILSDDEPLETYSKLSGLILSGGPESVYEPDSPSISEKIFELGIPILGICYGHQLMMKLLGGEVKKAGVAEYGRASLDSIDKNGTRLLEGFSGGEVVWMSHGDEVTRLPDGFSQTSSSQDCRYAVVENKEKRWYGIQFHPEVTHTEKGSILLKNFVRISGAEGTWDLKQYLKLKEEELRASVPSDKKVFLLVSGGVDSTVCYLLLSQALGKERVKGVLIDTGFMRKNEVSDLQKNLAPHGIHLHVHDASELFYTNLKGKTDPEEKRKIVGNLFLQAQADCAKELGLNSEEWLLGQGTIYPDTIESGGTKHSHTIKTHHNRVEAIQKLMEEGKIVEPIKDLYKDEVRELGNFLGLSKEWTQRHPFPGPGLVVRMIAQKQDSTESVQKELDAALNSSGLKGKLLPVASVGVKGDQRSYANCAVISGTKDWDRLDKISTVVTNQIASINRVVLLLGSEKLEDLNFHFQAIELNKKDSDLLREVDSVVEKILRKRDLYDRIWQMPVVLLPISSKEGEKSVVLRPVDSQEAMTASFFRLEQSVLDELVAEVQKVPGIRYVFYDLTNKPPGTIEWE; this is encoded by the coding sequence ATGGAGCACCAGAAAGTAATCGGAATCGTAGACTTCGGCGGCCAGTACGCCCACTTAATCGCCTCCCGCATCCGCAGGTTAGGGGCCTATTCCGAAATACTGAGCGACGACGAGCCTCTAGAAACATATTCCAAATTGAGCGGACTCATTCTCTCCGGAGGCCCCGAAAGCGTATACGAGCCGGATTCTCCTTCCATCTCCGAAAAAATCTTCGAGTTAGGGATCCCGATTTTAGGGATTTGTTACGGCCACCAACTCATGATGAAGTTGCTCGGAGGAGAAGTAAAAAAAGCGGGAGTCGCTGAATATGGCCGCGCCTCCTTGGATTCCATAGATAAGAATGGGACAAGACTCTTAGAAGGATTCTCCGGTGGAGAAGTGGTATGGATGAGCCACGGAGACGAGGTGACTCGATTGCCTGACGGATTCTCCCAGACGTCTTCCAGCCAGGATTGCAGGTATGCGGTCGTGGAAAACAAGGAGAAACGTTGGTATGGGATCCAATTCCATCCGGAAGTCACTCATACGGAAAAAGGCAGTATATTATTAAAAAATTTCGTTCGGATCTCCGGAGCAGAAGGCACCTGGGACCTGAAGCAATACCTCAAGTTAAAAGAAGAAGAATTAAGAGCCAGCGTTCCTTCGGACAAGAAAGTGTTCCTACTCGTTTCCGGAGGAGTGGATTCCACCGTTTGCTATCTTTTACTTTCCCAGGCCTTGGGAAAGGAAAGAGTAAAAGGAGTACTTATCGACACAGGATTCATGAGAAAGAACGAGGTTTCCGATCTCCAAAAGAATCTGGCTCCTCACGGAATCCACCTGCATGTGCATGACGCTTCCGAATTATTCTATACGAATCTAAAAGGAAAAACGGATCCCGAAGAGAAGAGAAAGATCGTCGGAAATCTATTCTTGCAAGCTCAAGCGGATTGCGCAAAAGAACTGGGTTTGAACTCGGAAGAATGGTTACTCGGTCAAGGCACCATCTATCCCGATACGATAGAAAGCGGGGGGACCAAACATTCTCATACGATCAAGACTCACCATAACCGGGTGGAAGCCATCCAAAAATTAATGGAAGAAGGAAAGATCGTGGAACCGATCAAGGATCTCTATAAGGACGAGGTGCGAGAACTGGGAAATTTCCTAGGCCTTTCCAAAGAATGGACCCAAAGACATCCTTTCCCCGGGCCGGGCCTAGTGGTTCGAATGATCGCGCAAAAACAAGACAGCACCGAATCCGTGCAAAAAGAATTGGACGCGGCTCTAAATTCTTCCGGATTAAAAGGTAAACTTTTACCGGTTGCTTCGGTAGGCGTTAAGGGAGACCAAAGATCCTATGCAAATTGTGCCGTGATTTCCGGCACAAAAGATTGGGACCGGTTAGATAAGATTTCCACCGTAGTTACGAACCAAATCGCTTCGATCAATCGAGTGGTTTTACTCTTGGGATCCGAAAAACTAGAAGATCTGAATTTTCATTTCCAAGCGATCGAACTAAACAAGAAAGATAGCGATCTTCTGAGAGAAGTGGATTCCGTCGTGGAAAAGATTCTCCGAAAAAGGGATCTGTACGATCGGATCTGGCAAATGCCTGTGGTACTCCTTCCTATTTCCTCCAAAGAGGGAGAGAAAAGTGTGGTGCTTCGTCCCGTAGATTCCCAAGAAGCGATGACGGCTAGTTTCTTTCGATTGGAACAAAGCGTGTTGGACGAGCTCGTGGCCGAGGTTCAAAAAGTCCCCGGAATCAGATACGTATTCTACGATCTTACGAATAAGCCTCCGGGAACCATCGAGTGGGAATAG
- a CDS encoding DUF4505 family protein, giving the protein MRTYFYTIDSGGRIFHEGSELTDRDFLAFFLSRLRENDTGKYPNCRYLSPCGKEMNFVETEHYPIVFRKFENGKLQYGPDLYLEFHPEDLRFDANGNLLHPFSDSIWGRISQSLLLHPDWEWKEREPDSWILIWENREYSISKI; this is encoded by the coding sequence TTGAGGACGTATTTCTACACGATCGATTCGGGAGGCAGGATCTTTCACGAGGGTTCGGAACTGACCGACCGGGATTTTCTAGCATTCTTCTTGAGTCGTTTGCGGGAAAACGATACCGGAAAGTATCCGAATTGCAGATACCTTTCTCCCTGCGGGAAGGAAATGAATTTCGTGGAGACGGAGCATTATCCGATCGTGTTCAGAAAGTTTGAAAACGGAAAACTACAGTACGGACCGGACCTCTATTTGGAATTTCATCCGGAAGACCTGCGATTCGATGCAAACGGAAATCTACTCCACCCCTTCTCGGATTCCATTTGGGGAAGAATTTCCCAAAGTCTACTCTTGCACCCCGATTGGGAATGGAAGGAAAGAGAACCGGATTCCTGGATTCTAATCTGGGAAAACCGGGAGTATTCGATTTCTAAGATCTAA
- a CDS encoding O-antigen ligase family protein, whose product MNPKLEQLNSLAAKVSFYSFLFFFLAFPLSVSASQVLAGLTIFAFFFSGRKCLSEIRPYLLPWALILGAYFLVFVSSIYHWEEYHRFWKTFTRQSEAGDFWLALIFPIAAVHSSRGENRKLINRFLWISFCLVLVSGIASVFSEYRLGKFISNGFAPAPGDRRQHPAGPLFGIATYLPIGLMNTHLTYGGLLSLYLPGLFLLLLLSAKERKWKESLILGGLVLLASWVFFLNQSKSAWLGVISVIGFFFLSNRDRFRNILPRLSASRIAILLALLLTATGSMYFLFQKNWLLQRTFSQLTSIQTPENQRYWIYKLSLPLLERNPVLGVGGGRFKEVTGEEEIPLVQKHEQLWYELFITPNKHAHNDLLQFAIVGGWLSAILWMGFFFLLFRKLGTMEWKSDSFPLLGLGFVWVAGFFQCYLLDDEVALPFFALAGVLWGREKERKEESKFAILFLAITFFLNASFWIWRLWIPPELAYSRQVFASSPKLASALEARILPFRSSEKERQTRTRESLSVSPEEASAEFSVEGCLTHRYPNPTFLRKEPYSFGVYLAPDAKNSPRKMSVTVFSEESFDEDKLYWSHRKYDIESKEIPLSIGWNPFVWEETVSLAKQTVFPEIVFFRSFKIRFSDFRENEPVELPALDFGDLCDFKKE is encoded by the coding sequence GTGAATCCTAAGTTAGAACAGCTCAACTCCTTGGCGGCCAAGGTCTCATTCTATTCCTTTCTGTTCTTTTTTCTCGCCTTTCCTTTATCCGTTTCGGCGTCTCAAGTATTAGCGGGTCTTACGATTTTCGCATTCTTTTTTTCCGGAAGAAAATGCTTATCGGAAATCCGGCCTTACCTCCTCCCCTGGGCCCTGATCTTAGGCGCCTACTTTTTGGTTTTTGTTTCATCTATTTATCATTGGGAAGAATACCATCGGTTCTGGAAGACATTTACGAGGCAGTCCGAAGCGGGAGATTTTTGGCTGGCCCTGATTTTTCCGATCGCGGCAGTACATTCTTCTCGGGGAGAGAATCGCAAACTCATCAATCGTTTCTTGTGGATTTCTTTTTGCCTGGTTTTGGTTTCCGGAATCGCTTCCGTATTCAGCGAATACAGATTGGGAAAATTCATCTCCAACGGATTCGCTCCCGCACCCGGAGATAGAAGGCAGCATCCAGCAGGACCTCTTTTCGGAATCGCTACCTATCTGCCGATCGGGCTCATGAATACCCACTTGACGTATGGCGGATTACTTTCCCTATACTTGCCGGGACTTTTTCTTTTACTTCTTTTATCCGCCAAAGAAAGAAAATGGAAGGAAAGCCTTATACTAGGCGGCTTGGTTCTTCTAGCTTCCTGGGTTTTCTTTTTGAACCAAAGTAAATCCGCCTGGTTGGGTGTGATTTCCGTAATCGGATTCTTTTTCCTTTCGAATCGGGACCGGTTTCGAAATATTCTTCCTCGACTTTCCGCTTCCAGAATCGCAATCCTACTCGCTCTTCTCTTAACCGCAACGGGAAGTATGTATTTTTTATTCCAGAAGAATTGGCTCTTGCAGAGAACCTTCTCCCAACTGACTTCGATCCAAACTCCGGAAAACCAAAGATATTGGATCTATAAACTCAGCCTTCCCTTATTGGAAAGGAATCCCGTCCTAGGCGTCGGAGGTGGAAGATTCAAGGAAGTCACCGGCGAAGAAGAAATTCCGTTGGTCCAAAAGCACGAGCAACTTTGGTACGAATTATTTATCACTCCCAATAAGCACGCTCATAACGATCTATTGCAATTCGCGATCGTAGGTGGATGGCTCTCGGCTATCTTATGGATGGGATTCTTCTTTCTACTCTTCCGAAAATTAGGAACCATGGAATGGAAAAGCGACTCCTTTCCTTTACTAGGACTCGGATTCGTCTGGGTGGCAGGATTCTTCCAATGCTACCTACTAGACGATGAAGTAGCCTTGCCTTTTTTTGCCTTAGCAGGAGTTCTTTGGGGAAGAGAGAAAGAAAGAAAAGAAGAGTCCAAGTTTGCGATTCTATTCTTAGCTATAACTTTTTTTCTAAACGCCAGCTTTTGGATATGGAGACTATGGATACCGCCTGAGCTTGCCTATTCTCGTCAGGTATTCGCTTCCTCCCCAAAATTAGCTTCCGCCTTAGAAGCGAGAATCCTACCCTTTCGTTCTTCGGAAAAGGAAAGGCAAACAAGAACCAGGGAGTCTTTATCCGTCTCTCCCGAAGAGGCTTCCGCAGAATTTTCAGTAGAGGGATGCCTCACACATAGATATCCGAATCCTACATTTCTAAGAAAGGAACCGTATTCTTTCGGAGTATATCTAGCTCCCGATGCCAAGAATTCTCCCCGTAAGATGTCGGTTACCGTTTTTTCGGAAGAATCTTTCGACGAAGACAAACTCTATTGGTCCCACAGAAAATACGATATAGAGAGTAAGGAAATTCCTCTTTCTATCGGATGGAATCCGTTCGTTTGGGAGGAAACGGTTTCCTTGGCCAAACAAACCGTCTTTCCGGAGATCGTTTTTTTCAGGAGTTTTAAGATTCGATTCTCGGACTTTCGTGAGAACGAGCCGGTGGAATTACCGGCTTTGGATTTCGGAGATCTCTGCGACTTTAAAAAAGAATAG
- a CDS encoding glycosyltransferase family 2 protein, whose protein sequence is MTETAHSKEASPVKKKKKTKGISRTSDTIKERFSKKLSVAIITYNEEKNIRDCILSCRDLADEIVILDSDSTDKTREISISYPEVRFSSQKFKGHVEQKNDAISLCKNEWVLSLDADERLSEELKESVRKFLESSEDSELNGLKVSRLTFHMGRFIRFSGWYPQTKFRIFRKNKAKWIGENPHDYLSVEGQGKKIPGDILHYSFQDLSQQVDTINKFSSIVAFTRWKKKKRFSLLRTLVKPFVKFIEIYLFKFGFLDGFPGFVIAISSAYSTFLKEAKVFELGRNIIERPSNLREDYGK, encoded by the coding sequence ATGACAGAAACGGCACATTCTAAGGAAGCTTCTCCCGTTAAGAAAAAAAAGAAAACCAAGGGAATCTCTCGCACAAGCGATACGATCAAGGAACGCTTCTCTAAGAAATTATCCGTAGCCATTATCACTTACAACGAAGAAAAGAATATCCGGGATTGCATTCTTTCTTGCAGAGATCTGGCGGACGAGATAGTGATCCTAGACTCGGACAGTACGGACAAAACCAGAGAAATCAGCATTTCTTATCCCGAGGTGAGATTTAGCTCCCAAAAATTCAAGGGCCATGTGGAGCAAAAAAACGATGCGATCTCTCTCTGCAAAAACGAGTGGGTACTTTCTCTGGACGCGGACGAAAGACTCAGCGAGGAACTGAAGGAATCCGTCCGGAAGTTTTTAGAGTCGTCAGAAGACTCGGAGTTGAACGGACTCAAAGTATCTCGCCTCACTTTTCATATGGGTAGGTTCATCCGTTTTTCCGGTTGGTATCCTCAAACTAAATTTCGAATCTTTCGTAAAAATAAAGCCAAATGGATCGGAGAAAATCCCCACGATTACCTATCCGTAGAAGGCCAGGGGAAAAAAATTCCCGGAGATATACTACATTATAGCTTCCAGGATCTGTCCCAACAGGTAGATACGATCAATAAATTCTCCTCCATTGTCGCATTCACACGCTGGAAAAAGAAAAAGCGCTTTTCGCTTTTGCGGACCTTGGTAAAACCCTTCGTTAAATTTATAGAGATTTATCTCTTTAAATTCGGATTCTTGGACGGTTTTCCAGGATTCGTGATCGCTATCTCTTCCGCATACTCCACATTCTTAAAAGAAGCTAAGGTATTCGAGCTCGGTCGTAATATCATCGAGCGGCCTTCCAATCTCAGGGAAGATTACGGAAAATAG
- a CDS encoding LBBP_01157 family protein, with the protein MAKKKGKKESFWSRIAFWKKKKQASFEPEKEAVRESRGYTWELKDLREKIDRFFLTRKKTSGTVFESPALKLTKNNRHLFRLEGKEKSGREYSLVIATGNYLTEQNGKVTGVVFLGEAELNRLLSGDHKNLKSILSGIPAPNWEEESWSVLQEEPELKRSADSWKEILQWEAIWKQQVMILLRPSTIGILLVFLGKEFEDFFQENTSERVKQMVSKELYFLNVSGNRNSPHTENLSLYEFDSAKKEFETVLSKIRSKIGK; encoded by the coding sequence ATGGCAAAGAAGAAGGGAAAGAAGGAATCTTTCTGGAGCAGGATCGCTTTCTGGAAAAAGAAGAAACAAGCTTCTTTCGAACCGGAAAAAGAAGCGGTTCGTGAGAGCAGAGGTTATACCTGGGAGCTAAAGGATCTTCGGGAAAAGATAGATCGCTTCTTTCTCACGAGAAAGAAAACCTCGGGGACCGTTTTCGAATCTCCCGCTTTAAAGCTGACCAAGAATAATCGTCATCTTTTTCGATTGGAAGGAAAAGAAAAATCGGGAAGAGAATATTCCCTCGTCATAGCGACAGGGAATTATCTTACGGAGCAAAACGGCAAGGTTACCGGAGTCGTTTTTCTGGGAGAAGCTGAATTGAACCGACTTCTTTCCGGAGATCATAAGAATCTGAAGTCCATTCTTTCCGGAATACCGGCGCCGAACTGGGAGGAAGAGTCCTGGTCCGTACTCCAGGAAGAGCCTGAACTCAAACGTTCCGCCGATTCCTGGAAAGAGATATTACAATGGGAAGCCATTTGGAAACAGCAGGTGATGATTCTTCTCCGACCCAGCACGATCGGAATCTTACTCGTGTTTTTGGGAAAGGAATTCGAGGACTTTTTTCAGGAGAATACTTCGGAAAGAGTGAAGCAAATGGTGTCCAAGGAATTGTATTTTCTAAACGTAAGCGGGAATCGAAATTCTCCTCATACGGAAAATCTTTCCTTATACGAATTCGACTCAGCGAAAAAGGAATTTGAGACCGTTCTCTCCAAAATTCGGTCCAAAATAGGGAAGTAA
- the gmhA gene encoding D-sedoheptulose 7-phosphate isomerase, producing MDLKEIAAKQIQDSIDTKKLVLETLVPEIVQAGKIASEVLEKGHTILFCGNGGSSCDASHIAAELVVRYKSGNERRALPAISLSADSAVLTACSNDYGYEDVFSRQVAAFGRKGDLLIGLSTSGNSKNVLSALEEAKKIGMKTISFLGGDGGKMKGLADLDIIVPRKETARIQESHILIGHILCSIIEQELFQLA from the coding sequence ATGGATTTAAAAGAGATCGCTGCCAAGCAAATTCAAGATTCCATCGATACCAAAAAATTGGTATTGGAGACTCTCGTGCCGGAAATCGTGCAAGCGGGGAAAATCGCTTCGGAAGTATTAGAAAAAGGACATACGATTCTTTTTTGCGGAAACGGAGGCTCTTCCTGCGACGCTTCCCATATCGCCGCGGAACTCGTGGTTCGTTATAAATCCGGTAACGAGAGACGTGCACTCCCTGCGATTTCTCTTTCCGCAGATTCCGCAGTCCTCACAGCCTGCTCCAACGATTACGGATACGAGGATGTATTTTCCCGCCAAGTGGCGGCATTCGGACGGAAAGGGGATCTTTTAATAGGGTTATCAACGAGTGGAAATTCTAAAAACGTTCTCTCGGCCTTGGAAGAAGCCAAGAAAATTGGAATGAAGACTATCTCGTTCTTAGGGGGAGACGGCGGAAAAATGAAGGGACTCGCCGATCTAGATATCATCGTTCCCAGAAAGGAGACTGCGAGAATCCAGGAATCCCATATTCTCATCGGTCATATTCTTTGCTCCATTATCGAGCAGGAACTTTTCCAATTGGCCTAA
- a CDS encoding ATP-binding cassette domain-containing protein: MKIKSLSVRAAEKLVLQDFDFEIRKGEIHSLVGESGSGKSTLARLILGLLQEGLESSWSEFEIFGFEIPPGDFGVWKNWRGNRISYIPQTSSLGLHPFLSIGSQMREYFSLIRPELSARKEGIRLLEEAGLANPKAAWDSRPHQLSGGERQRVLILLSLYSGAELILADEPTSALDPSTGGAILELLEKRVRDLGSTLLFISHDLGSAKSLADTITVMRSGQKVETLKKEEGTWSPHSEYSRKLFTLEENLA; encoded by the coding sequence TTGAAAATCAAGTCCTTATCCGTTCGTGCGGCGGAAAAGTTAGTATTACAGGATTTCGATTTCGAAATCCGAAAAGGAGAAATCCATTCTCTCGTGGGGGAATCGGGCAGCGGTAAGTCCACGTTAGCCAGATTGATTTTAGGCCTTCTACAGGAAGGCCTGGAAAGCTCCTGGTCGGAGTTCGAGATTTTCGGGTTCGAGATCCCTCCGGGAGATTTCGGTGTCTGGAAAAATTGGAGAGGAAATAGGATCAGTTATATTCCCCAAACTTCCTCTTTAGGCCTCCATCCTTTTCTGAGTATAGGTTCGCAAATGAGAGAATACTTTTCCCTGATTCGTCCCGAACTTTCGGCGAGAAAGGAAGGAATACGATTATTGGAAGAGGCGGGGCTTGCGAATCCGAAGGCCGCCTGGGATTCTCGTCCCCATCAATTATCCGGTGGAGAAAGACAACGCGTCTTGATACTGCTTTCGTTGTATTCTGGGGCGGAGTTGATTCTTGCAGATGAGCCGACTTCCGCCTTGGATCCTAGCACAGGTGGCGCAATCCTGGAACTTCTGGAAAAACGGGTCCGAGACTTGGGCTCCACTCTCTTATTTATCAGTCATGATCTAGGTTCCGCTAAGTCACTGGCCGATACTATAACAGTGATGAGATCCGGACAAAAAGTGGAGACTTTAAAGAAAGAAGAAGGGACCTGGTCTCCTCATTCGGAATACTCTAGAAAACTGTTTACTCTGGAAGAGAATCTTGCTTAA